The Cinclus cinclus chromosome 18, bCinCin1.1, whole genome shotgun sequence genome has a segment encoding these proteins:
- the TUBB1 gene encoding tubulin beta-1 chain isoform X2 — protein sequence MREIVHLQIGQCGNQIGAKFWEVLGEEHGIDITGNYRGDSPLQLERINVYFNEAYCNSGAGNNWAKGHYTEGAELIENVMDVVRNECESCDCLQGFQLIHSLGGGTGSGMGTLLINKIREEYPDRIMNTFSVVPSPKVSDTVVEPYNAILSIHQLIENTDETFCIDNEALYDICFRTLKLTNPTYGDLNHLVSLTMSGVTTSLRFPGQLNADLRKLAVNMVPFPRLHFFMPGFAPLTARGSQQYRALTVPELTQQMFDARNMMAACDPRRGRYLTVACIFRGRMSTREVDEQLLSVQTKNSSYFVEWIPNNVKVAVCDIPPRGLKMAATFIGNNTAIQELFIRVSEQFSAMFRRKAFLHWYTGEGMDEMEFSEAEGNTNDLVSEYQQYQDATADVEEFEEVEVEAEPKPEKEAE from the exons TTCTGGGAGGTGCTTGGTGAGGAACATGGGATTGACATCACTGGGAACTACCGTGGGGATTCACCATTGCAGCTGGAGCGAATTAACGTGTACTTCAATGAGGCTTATT GTAATTCAGGTGCTGGCAACAACTGGGCCAAGGGCCATTACACAGAAGGTGCTGAACTGATTGAAAACGTCATGGATGTGGTCAGGAACGAGTGTGAGAGCTGTGACTGCCTTCAGGGATTCCAGCTCATCCATTCCCTTGGCGGTGGCACAGGCTCAGGCATGGGGACACTCCTCATCAACAAGATCAGAGAGGAATATCCCGACAGGATCATGAACACCTTCAGCGTCGTGCCCTCGCCCAAAGTATCTGACACGGTGGTGGAGCCGTACAACGCCATCCTCTCCATCCACCAGCTGATAGAGAACACAGATGAAACCTTCTGCATTGACAACGAGGCTCTGTATGATATTTGCTTCAGGACATTAAAGCTCACCAATCCCACCTATGGGGATCTCAACCACTTGGTGTCCCTAACGATGAGCGGCGTCACCACCTCGCTGCGCTTCCCTGGCCAGCTGAACGCGGATCTACGGAAGCTGGCGGTGAACATGGTGCCCTTTCCTCGCCTGCACTTCTTCATGCCTGGCTTTGCCCCGCTGACAGCTCGGGGCAGCCAGCAGTACCGGGCCCTGACGGTGCCAGAGCTCACCCAGCAGATGTTCGATGCCCGGAACATGATGGCAGCCTGCGACCCCCGCCGCGGGCGCTACCTCACCGTCGCCTGCATCTTCAGGGGCAGAATGTCCACCAGGGAAGTGGACGAGCAGCTGCTGTCTGTCCAGACCAAAAACAGCTCCTATTTTGTGGAGTGGATCCCTAACAATGTGAAAGTGGCCGTGTGTGACATCCCGCCGCGAGGGCTGAAGATGGCAGCCACGTTTATTGGCAATAACACGGCCATCCAGGAGCTCTTCATCAGGGTGTCCGAACAGTTCTCGGCCATGTTCAGAAGGAAAGCGTTTCTCCACTGGTACACGGGGGAAGGCATGGATGAGATGGAGTTTTCTGAAGCAGAAGGTAACACCAATGACCTCGTGTCCGAGTACCAACAGTATCAGGACGCCACTGCAGACGTGGAGGAATTTGAAGAGGTAGAAGTGGAAGCAGAACCCAAGCCAGAAAAGGAAGCAGAGTAA
- the ATP5F1E gene encoding ATP synthase subunit epsilon, mitochondrial, which translates to MVAYWRQAGLSYIRYSQICAQAVRAAMKPQYKAEAERAAVATVKTVKPKKD; encoded by the exons ATGGTGGCGTATTGGCGACAGGCCGGGCTCAG CTACATCCGGTACTCGCAGATCTGCGCCCAGGCCGTGCGGGCCGCCATGAAGCCGCAGTACAAAGCGGAGGCGGAGAGGGCAGCGGTGGCCACGGTGAAAACGGTGAAACCCAAAAAGGACTGA
- the TUBB1 gene encoding tubulin beta-1 chain isoform X1: MREIVHLQIGQCGNQIGAKFWEVLGEEHGIDITGNYRGDSPLQLERINVYFNEAYSHKYVPRSILVDLEPGTMDSVRSSKIGPLFRPDNFIHGNSGAGNNWAKGHYTEGAELIENVMDVVRNECESCDCLQGFQLIHSLGGGTGSGMGTLLINKIREEYPDRIMNTFSVVPSPKVSDTVVEPYNAILSIHQLIENTDETFCIDNEALYDICFRTLKLTNPTYGDLNHLVSLTMSGVTTSLRFPGQLNADLRKLAVNMVPFPRLHFFMPGFAPLTARGSQQYRALTVPELTQQMFDARNMMAACDPRRGRYLTVACIFRGRMSTREVDEQLLSVQTKNSSYFVEWIPNNVKVAVCDIPPRGLKMAATFIGNNTAIQELFIRVSEQFSAMFRRKAFLHWYTGEGMDEMEFSEAEGNTNDLVSEYQQYQDATADVEEFEEVEVEAEPKPEKEAE; the protein is encoded by the exons TTCTGGGAGGTGCTTGGTGAGGAACATGGGATTGACATCACTGGGAACTACCGTGGGGATTCACCATTGCAGCTGGAGCGAATTAACGTGTACTTCAATGAGGCTTATT cCCATAAATATGTGCCCCGTTCCATCCTGGTGGACCTGGAGCCTGGGACAATGGACAGTGTCCGGTCCAGCAAAATCGGCCCCCTCTTTCGACCTGACAACTTTATCCATG GTAATTCAGGTGCTGGCAACAACTGGGCCAAGGGCCATTACACAGAAGGTGCTGAACTGATTGAAAACGTCATGGATGTGGTCAGGAACGAGTGTGAGAGCTGTGACTGCCTTCAGGGATTCCAGCTCATCCATTCCCTTGGCGGTGGCACAGGCTCAGGCATGGGGACACTCCTCATCAACAAGATCAGAGAGGAATATCCCGACAGGATCATGAACACCTTCAGCGTCGTGCCCTCGCCCAAAGTATCTGACACGGTGGTGGAGCCGTACAACGCCATCCTCTCCATCCACCAGCTGATAGAGAACACAGATGAAACCTTCTGCATTGACAACGAGGCTCTGTATGATATTTGCTTCAGGACATTAAAGCTCACCAATCCCACCTATGGGGATCTCAACCACTTGGTGTCCCTAACGATGAGCGGCGTCACCACCTCGCTGCGCTTCCCTGGCCAGCTGAACGCGGATCTACGGAAGCTGGCGGTGAACATGGTGCCCTTTCCTCGCCTGCACTTCTTCATGCCTGGCTTTGCCCCGCTGACAGCTCGGGGCAGCCAGCAGTACCGGGCCCTGACGGTGCCAGAGCTCACCCAGCAGATGTTCGATGCCCGGAACATGATGGCAGCCTGCGACCCCCGCCGCGGGCGCTACCTCACCGTCGCCTGCATCTTCAGGGGCAGAATGTCCACCAGGGAAGTGGACGAGCAGCTGCTGTCTGTCCAGACCAAAAACAGCTCCTATTTTGTGGAGTGGATCCCTAACAATGTGAAAGTGGCCGTGTGTGACATCCCGCCGCGAGGGCTGAAGATGGCAGCCACGTTTATTGGCAATAACACGGCCATCCAGGAGCTCTTCATCAGGGTGTCCGAACAGTTCTCGGCCATGTTCAGAAGGAAAGCGTTTCTCCACTGGTACACGGGGGAAGGCATGGATGAGATGGAGTTTTCTGAAGCAGAAGGTAACACCAATGACCTCGTGTCCGAGTACCAACAGTATCAGGACGCCACTGCAGACGTGGAGGAATTTGAAGAGGTAGAAGTGGAAGCAGAACCCAAGCCAGAAAAGGAAGCAGAGTAA
- the TUBB1 gene encoding tubulin beta-1 chain isoform X3: protein MREIVHLQIGQSHKYVPRSILVDLEPGTMDSVRSSKIGPLFRPDNFIHGNSGAGNNWAKGHYTEGAELIENVMDVVRNECESCDCLQGFQLIHSLGGGTGSGMGTLLINKIREEYPDRIMNTFSVVPSPKVSDTVVEPYNAILSIHQLIENTDETFCIDNEALYDICFRTLKLTNPTYGDLNHLVSLTMSGVTTSLRFPGQLNADLRKLAVNMVPFPRLHFFMPGFAPLTARGSQQYRALTVPELTQQMFDARNMMAACDPRRGRYLTVACIFRGRMSTREVDEQLLSVQTKNSSYFVEWIPNNVKVAVCDIPPRGLKMAATFIGNNTAIQELFIRVSEQFSAMFRRKAFLHWYTGEGMDEMEFSEAEGNTNDLVSEYQQYQDATADVEEFEEVEVEAEPKPEKEAE from the exons cCCATAAATATGTGCCCCGTTCCATCCTGGTGGACCTGGAGCCTGGGACAATGGACAGTGTCCGGTCCAGCAAAATCGGCCCCCTCTTTCGACCTGACAACTTTATCCATG GTAATTCAGGTGCTGGCAACAACTGGGCCAAGGGCCATTACACAGAAGGTGCTGAACTGATTGAAAACGTCATGGATGTGGTCAGGAACGAGTGTGAGAGCTGTGACTGCCTTCAGGGATTCCAGCTCATCCATTCCCTTGGCGGTGGCACAGGCTCAGGCATGGGGACACTCCTCATCAACAAGATCAGAGAGGAATATCCCGACAGGATCATGAACACCTTCAGCGTCGTGCCCTCGCCCAAAGTATCTGACACGGTGGTGGAGCCGTACAACGCCATCCTCTCCATCCACCAGCTGATAGAGAACACAGATGAAACCTTCTGCATTGACAACGAGGCTCTGTATGATATTTGCTTCAGGACATTAAAGCTCACCAATCCCACCTATGGGGATCTCAACCACTTGGTGTCCCTAACGATGAGCGGCGTCACCACCTCGCTGCGCTTCCCTGGCCAGCTGAACGCGGATCTACGGAAGCTGGCGGTGAACATGGTGCCCTTTCCTCGCCTGCACTTCTTCATGCCTGGCTTTGCCCCGCTGACAGCTCGGGGCAGCCAGCAGTACCGGGCCCTGACGGTGCCAGAGCTCACCCAGCAGATGTTCGATGCCCGGAACATGATGGCAGCCTGCGACCCCCGCCGCGGGCGCTACCTCACCGTCGCCTGCATCTTCAGGGGCAGAATGTCCACCAGGGAAGTGGACGAGCAGCTGCTGTCTGTCCAGACCAAAAACAGCTCCTATTTTGTGGAGTGGATCCCTAACAATGTGAAAGTGGCCGTGTGTGACATCCCGCCGCGAGGGCTGAAGATGGCAGCCACGTTTATTGGCAATAACACGGCCATCCAGGAGCTCTTCATCAGGGTGTCCGAACAGTTCTCGGCCATGTTCAGAAGGAAAGCGTTTCTCCACTGGTACACGGGGGAAGGCATGGATGAGATGGAGTTTTCTGAAGCAGAAGGTAACACCAATGACCTCGTGTCCGAGTACCAACAGTATCAGGACGCCACTGCAGACGTGGAGGAATTTGAAGAGGTAGAAGTGGAAGCAGAACCCAAGCCAGAAAAGGAAGCAGAGTAA
- the TUBB1 gene encoding tubulin beta-1 chain isoform X4: MREIVHLQIGQCGNQIGAKFWEVLGEEHGIDITGNYRGDSPLQLERINVYFNEAYSHKYVPRSILVDLEPGTMDSVRSSKIGPLFRPDNFIHGNSGAGNNWAKGHYTEGAELIENVMDVVRNELDEQLLSVQTKNSSYFVEWIPNNVKVAVCDIPPRGLKMAATFIGNNTAIQELFIRVSEQFSAMFRRKAFLHWYTGEGMDEMEFSEAEGNTNDLVSEYQQYQDATADVEEFEEVEVEAEPKPEKEAE, from the exons TTCTGGGAGGTGCTTGGTGAGGAACATGGGATTGACATCACTGGGAACTACCGTGGGGATTCACCATTGCAGCTGGAGCGAATTAACGTGTACTTCAATGAGGCTTATT cCCATAAATATGTGCCCCGTTCCATCCTGGTGGACCTGGAGCCTGGGACAATGGACAGTGTCCGGTCCAGCAAAATCGGCCCCCTCTTTCGACCTGACAACTTTATCCATG GTAATTCAGGTGCTGGCAACAACTGGGCCAAGGGCCATTACACAGAAGGTGCTGAACTGATTGAAAACGTCATGGATGTGGTCAGGAACGAGT TGGACGAGCAGCTGCTGTCTGTCCAGACCAAAAACAGCTCCTATTTTGTGGAGTGGATCCCTAACAATGTGAAAGTGGCCGTGTGTGACATCCCGCCGCGAGGGCTGAAGATGGCAGCCACGTTTATTGGCAATAACACGGCCATCCAGGAGCTCTTCATCAGGGTGTCCGAACAGTTCTCGGCCATGTTCAGAAGGAAAGCGTTTCTCCACTGGTACACGGGGGAAGGCATGGATGAGATGGAGTTTTCTGAAGCAGAAGGTAACACCAATGACCTCGTGTCCGAGTACCAACAGTATCAGGACGCCACTGCAGACGTGGAGGAATTTGAAGAGGTAGAAGTGGAAGCAGAACCCAAGCCAGAAAAGGAAGCAGAGTAA